The Elusimicrobiota bacterium genome segment TACGCTCTGATTCTCTGGTGCACACTCTGGGCCCTGGGCCTGGCGCAAGCCACACCCAACCTGCTGGTGAGCGGATTTATTTTTCTGTCGGTCGGAATCGCTTTCCGTCTGCAGCGGGAAAATGTCTCCGGATGGCTTTATGTTTTATCGGGAGTCGTCCTTGGATTCGCTTATTTTGCCAAAGCCTATGCGTTCCTTTTCGGAGTGGCCTGGATCCTGGGGATGACGGGCGCGGCCTTTCTTCAGCGGCGGCCTATTCGACGTTATGCGCTGACCTTGGCTGTTTTTATTATCGTAACCGGCCCTTATATAGGCCTGTTGTCCCGGACGAAAAAACACTGGACCTTTGGCGACGCTTCATCCATCAATTACGCGGTCCATGTCAATCAAGCCCTTCCCTTGCCTTTCTGGACCGGGGATTTCCCGCCTGGCAGCGTGGCCAAACGCCTGGTTCGACAAATCATGAACCATCCGACGATTTATGAATTTGATCGAGACATTCCTGCCAGTTTTCCCCTCTGGTATGACCCGGCTTACTGGATGGACGGCTTACGGCCCCGTTTTTCTGTCCGGGATCACCTGAGCGCCTGGCGCGGGCATCTGAATGAATACACCCGGCTTCTTTTTTATGAACAGATCAGTCTCTGGACCGGAACGTTGATTCTCTTCGGGATGGCCCGGCGCTGGAAGCGGCTGATCAAACACGGGTGGCCGCTGCTGGTGCCGGCGCTGATCGGCTTTGGCATCTTCGCTCCGGTGCTGATGGCCAACAGCTACATCGCGCCGTTTATTGTTCTCGGCTGGCTGGGGATTCTGGCTGGGTTGGAATTTCCAACCGATGGGGTCACTTCGCGATGGTTGAGGCGCGTCGCGGGCGTTATGATCGCTGTCCCGCTTCTGCAAGTCGGTTACCGAATCGTCTCAGTTGTGCCGACGCGTTCAACCCCGTTCCACTGGCAGGTGGCGCAGAAGCTGCACGAGTTAGGCCTGCGTCCGGGGGACCGGGTGGCGAGCTTTGACACCGGCTTTGGACAGTTCTGGGCGCATATCGGCGGATTTCGCCTGATCGCTGAAATTACCGTTCCTGAGGAAGTGACCCTTATTACTCCGTCGAAGATGACGGAAATCGTTGGGGTCTTACGGGCGAAGGGCATTCGCGCATTCGTGGGACGGCAGGAACTGATTCCAGAAGACAGCCTCGGCGGCTGGCAACAACTTCACAACACACCTTACGCCGTTTACCTGATCAACCCAACTGAGGGGACGTAGTTGCAACTTTGCATCGACTACGCCTCTCGTTGGCAAAGACAGCTGCAAAGTTGCAACTACGTCCCCTCCCCCAGACCCATCAGATCGACCATCGCTTGTTCGACGAGGCGGATCATGGGTGAGGGTTCTGTGCTGGGGCTTGGCGGCGGAGGATTATGGCTGGCTTTTCGGATCGCTTCCCGTAAATCAAAAATCTCATAGGCGGGGATGACCCGCCCTTCATCGGCCAGTGCGCGGATCAACTGAAGCTGATGGTTATTCACATGCTCGCCATAGCGAGCCAGGCGCGGCACCACAATGGGGACTTTACCGAGTGAGATCGCCTGCAGAAGCGTCCCGCAGCCGCCGTGACAGATGATGAGCCGGGCCTCCTTCAGGCACTCGAGAAAACGGTCCGCGGAAAGAAAAGCTTCGGTCCGGCTGTGACGGGGTTGGAAGTTTTCATTATGGCCCGTCTGCATAAAGACCGGCTCGCCTTGAAAGAGCGGGGTACCGGCCAGCGCGTCGACCGCTTCCAACAGCCGGGAGAACCCCTGAGTCGCGTTGCCGACGGTCACAAAGATCATGGTTCGACTCCGTGGTTCGACAGGCTCACCACTCTGAGCGTAGTCGAAGAGCTCACCATGACCCTGAGCGATTGTCGAAGGGTCACAACAACAACCCTCCATAAACGGCTTTGGGAAAGTAACGTCCAAGCGGTTTCCACTGATAAAAAAAGCGGTCAGCCAGATAGTACATGACACGGCCCGTGAGTGAAGGCTCCGTCACCTGAGCCGAAATTTCCACAAAGATAACAGGGATACGGAGCAGTTTGGCAACCAGCGCAAAAGGCACCGCTGGTCCCGCTCCGGTGCTCAACAGAAGTCCGGGCCGTTCCCGGCGGAGGATGCGCCACGCTTCCCACAGATTCACCAAAAATAGCCAGTCTCGCTCGGAATGACGGATGAAACAGGTCTTCCCTTCCATGTCCGGCGGCAGTGTGATCCGGTCGTTGATGACAAAGAAGTGGTCATCCTTCCCGTAGACGGGACGCAGGCGCCTGGCCTCGGTCAAGTGACCGCCGCACGAAGCGATGATGGCAATTTTTTTCATTACTTTTGAGCCGTTAAGATCATCGACTTCCAAAAATACGGGAAACGTCCCACTCCCCTGAAGCGAAGATTCTTGAAACCTGCCTTTTGCGCCATCTCCGCCAGCGTGCCTTTCGAGAAGAATTTAATGTGACCGCCGTCCCAATCCACCCCATGGTGCCGGTCCCAGCCACCCAGAACAGCGAGCGCCAGATTTTTCCAGTAGCCGTGGTAGGGTGTTGAAAGGATCAGGTGCCCGCCTTCCTCGAGCAGCCGGTAGCTCTGCGCGAAAAACGCCTTCGGGTCAAAGAGATGCTCCACGACCTCCAGCGCCACGACACCGTCCACAGGGCCCTTCCAGCGCTCGACGATATCCTCGTCGTAAACCGAGGCCACTTCCAAGCGAAGATCCGGGTGGGACTGGCGGGCTCGCTGGATTTCCTCCTCAGAAGCGTCGAACCCCTGGACGGTGTGTCCGGCCGCGCTGTAGCAGGCCGCGCCGTAGCCGTCTCCGCATCCGACATCCACTAAACGCAGACCCCGGCCACGTGAAATCCGATTCAGAATTTCCAGAATAACCGGGACCAGGTACTGGTCCGCGTAATGATGTTCGGCTCCGTGCTGACTCATGACGGCTCTCCTATCCGGCGCAACTGGTGGCTTGTTTGAAGCGTCCGATATCCGTCCATGACCTGTGCGGCCAGACGCTCCCAGCTGAATTCCTGCCGGACCCAGGCGCGGCCCCGTTCCCCCATGGGACGACGGTCATTGCGGCGCATTTGTTCCATCGCCTCAAAAAGATAGGTCGGATGATTGGAAACCCAGAACCCGCACCGTTTCTCCTCCAGGCGCGACCAGGGGGTTCCCGTGCTGGCGATGACCGGCACGCCATGCGCCAGGGCTTCGGCGATCACAATCCCGAAGCTTTCCGAGTGAGACGGGACCACGGCGGCATCCGCCCGGGCAAACAACTCTCCCTTTTGCGCGGAAGAAACAGCTCCCAGCCACCGCACGCGCCGCCCCACTCCAAGCTCGACAGCCAATGCCTTCAGTGCGGCGACGTAATCAGACGTACCGTCCCCGGCAATCGTCAGAGTCCAATTCCCTGTTTCCGGACGATCAAACAGGCGGCAAGCTTGCAGCAGATTCTCCAATCCCTTGATCGGATTAATCCGGCCAAGATAAACCATTCGAAATTGCCCTTCAGCCGGAACATGACCCGGCGCCTCCGGGATCTCCACGCCGTTGGGAATAACCAGCGACTCTTTCCCGGGGAAACGCGCCAGACTTTGTTTCTTTTCGTCCTCAGAGGTGAAATGGAACAGGAAATCGGCCGGGAGCATCCAGCGACAGCCGCCTTCCCACGCGCGTTTCAGACCCACATGCCGGGTGTGTTCCCAGCGCTGCAACGCGCCCCGTGGCGACCACAGGACCGGCTTACGCATGACTTTCGCCAGCGCCAGTGTCGGTATCACCGGGAAGGAATATACCGCCATGAGATGAACCACATCCGCCCAGCGTAGAATTTCCGGCAAGCGTCCCAGGAGTTCCAGTGAAATTGATTCCGGCGCTAACCGGCGGCAGTAGCGAACGGGGAAACCGGAAACATCCCGGGTCTCCGCCGCTTTCAGCGTATCGGAGGGACCGTTGGCATTCGTCGTAAGCACGCGGATCCGGCAACCCTGCCGCGACAGCGCCTGGCAGAGCCGGTAAACAGACTGCGTCGGTCCGCCGTAAACCGTGGCCGGGAAGAAGGAGGGAACGATGTGCGCCACGTTCAAGGGTTGGCCCTCCGTTCGCGCACCCAGCGCAGCGCCACAATGTAAATGATGATGCTCTGGAGAATGGAACCAAAGGATGGCGCCAACGCCGTCTCGATATTAATCAGGCTGGTGAGAATAACGGCAAAGATGGCGATGCCGCCTTCGCCGGCGTTCTCATGATTAAACAGACGTTCCATCGTGGCATAGACCATACCCAGAATCCCCATGATGAACAGCACCCCCAGCGCTCCAAAATTGACGTAGCTTTCAACCAGGTGCGGCATGCCGATGGAGGTTGTCCCGATGCTGGCCGGGTCCTGTAAGCCGTAGGCCACACCAAAAAATTCGTTCGCCACCTGGGCATTCGGCTTCTTGGGCCAGATGGCCCGCGGGATTAAGGTGTAAATAAAATAGTCGTACGTTTTCCCTAATTGGAACGGAACATGGCGCGGCGTCATGGTCAACACATGGCCGAACAGATGAATACAGTCCGTCCGCTGGATGGAACTTCGGGTACTCGATTGAACGCTCCGGCGGCCGTGCAGCAGGTCATTCCAACTGGTCACAGACAGAGTCGACCAGATCGCGATGCGGTCAAAGATACTGGTACTGGCCATCCCCTGTTTCCAGACCATATTCCGGTATTCCCCTTTTATCGGCTGGATAAAAGCGAAGAAAAGGACACCGATCATCGCAAAGTGCCAGGGGAACTTCTTCCGTGCCATCCAGTTAACAGACGTCACGATCAGGATCGGATCCAATAGATTTCGCACGTTGCCCATCGCCATTCCCAGCATGACCAGGATGGCGAAGATGACGACATAAGCCAGCCGCCCCCACCACCGCAGATTTCCCTTCAGAAAGTACCAGTACAACAGGCCAAAACCGAGCAGCGACAATTTAATCATGAGACCGTACACGGCAAACAGGCGCGGCGGAATGACGACGCGTTCAGTCAGGCCAAGCCACAAGAGCGCGCTGCCGGTGATCCCCATCACGGTGGCGAGCGGCTGCGCCCGGACCGCCTCAAGTGTCAGGCGTACCTTAGGGACCAGAAGATTCAGTATGGAAAAACGGAAGAACCAGAAACCGCACTCCAGCGCGATGATTCCCGCAAGCGTCAGCCGCAACGCCCTCTCGGTATATCGCGCGGGGACGATCAGGATCCCCCCTCCCCAGGAGGATTCGACCAAGGGTTCAGCATAGAAGGCGGGCAGGGCGTAACTGGCCGCATAAACCAGACAGATAATCGGGAACACCGGCACGCCCGGCTGACGTTTGGCCAGATGAATGACGCTCGGCAAAAGACAAACCAGCACGACCAGATAGGCCAACCCCTGCTGCACGATCGAGACGTCCGGCCGCGTCACGTAACGGAGGATCGGGATTAAAATCAAACTCAACAGAAAATAGCCGAACCAGACCTGGAACGCCCGGCCCTCGATGGGCCGCTGGGGCAGGCGGCTAAAACGGATGTTGGTCACGGCATTATTCACAACACTTCTTTCCTTCCGTCCAGAATGGTTTCAAGACGCTGACGAAAACGCTCAACGGAAAACGTTTGTTCCAAGTGTTCCCGGCCCGCTTCTCCGAACCGGCTGGCCAGTGCCGCGTCTTTCAACAACAACACCAGAGCCGCGACCAGGGACGATCCCTGGCGGGGTTCCACGAGCAGCCCGGTCACATCATGAACAACCACTTCCGGAACACCACCGGCCCGCGCGCCCACACAGGGCTTGCCATGCGACATCGCTTCCAGAAAAACGATCCCGAATCCTTCGCCTTCGCTCGGCAGGGCGAACACATCGCAGGCCTCGTAATAGGATGGAAGATCGGCTCCGGATACACGGCCGGCAAATATAACCTGTTGATTAACTCCACAGCGCCGGGCCAAGGCTTCCAGACGGGAACGGTCAGGACCGTCGCCGACCACCACCAGAAAAGCCGCTGGGACGTCCCGCCGGACATCCGAAAGACGTTCGATCATCCAGTCGATATTTTTGTAATGTTCCGCATCCGACAGCCGGGAAACAGTCAGAATCATCGGGCCCTCGGGAAGAGACAACTCCCGCCGTGTTTTCATGACCACGCGGTTGTTAAAAGCAGGATCGATCGTATCCGGAAAAACATCCCCCTGCTCCGGCGATAGCCCATTGCGCGAGAGCATCTGATCGAGCGTATACCGGCTGACCGCCAGAATCCGTGACATCTTTCGCAAACCCAGACGGCGCAAAAGCGGCAGCTTCTGCCAGACATCTATTCCATGAGCGATCGCATAGGACTGGCTGTTCTTTTTTTGCATCCAGACGAGCGGCGAGAAATGCGCATGGCCAAAGAACGCACCGTCCGCTTTTCGTAAGGAACAAACCGCCTGTTTGAAGAACCTGAGCCGGCTTCCTCCAAAAGAACGCACGTCGGCACCGGCCAGCCGCCGGGCGGTCGGGGCATCATGCAAGACCAGAAACTGCAGCGCCCATCCTCGCTCTTTGGCGATGGCGCGCAAGGCCGCCACCAAAGCTCGATTGAAGGTCGTAATACCGCCCAGCGCTCCAAAGAGATCCGTCAGCAAGACAACCCATTGCGGTTTGGGGACAAATCGAAAGGTCCTGAAGTCGTCATTCCCCGCGGCCACTGGCGGGGAATCCAAAATTGTCGTACGGCATTGCTGGATCCCCGGCCAGTTACCGCCGGGGATGACGTCATTTGATCCGCCATAAAATCGAGCCACAATCACCGTGGCCCAGGCGCGGGACCAGTGCAGGCGGCCGGCGCGAACCCCGGCCCAGATGGCTTGCACCGCTTTCCGTTCCAGCGGCGTATGCTCCAGCGCCATGGCTTCGAAATCATCCGCTTTTTGACGGAACCACTCGCCGAAAGGAAACGTGAAACCTTGCTTCGGGCGATCCCACACCTCCCGCGGAAACTCCGGGCCCATCGCTTCGACCAGAAGCCCTTTGGACTGGCTGGACCGCCGGACGTCCGGCGGCAGGCGCAGGATTTCCTCAACCAGACGATGGTCTAGAAACGGCACACGCAGCTCCAGCGAATGGGCCATGCTCATCACATCGCTGTCTTTCAGCAACTGGTTCTGGAGATAGTGATCGAACTCCAAAAGTCGCAGGCGTTCTTCCTCCGGGAAGCGCTTGAGGACGTCGACCCCTTCAGGAACCCAGCGCGCGCGTTCGGTATCGCGTACGCTTACACCGAGAAGCCCGGCGATGCGTTCCGGCGGAAAAAGAGCTCGGAAAAGACGATACGGAGAGGCCGGATCCATATCCCTCAGACACCAGAGCTTGTCCGCAACACCGGGATGGGACGGACGGCTCAGGGATTCCACCAGGCTCAGCAAAGGACCCCGCACACCCGGCGGCACGCACGAAATCCCACGCACAGCAGCGCCGATCCACCGGGCGTGATGGAGATGGCGGTATCCCGAAAACAGCTCGTCCCCCCCCAGTCCGGAGAGGACCACTTTGAGTCCGGCCTCGTGCGCGGCTTTGGACACGACATAGGTATTGATGCCGTCGAGTGTGGGCTGGTCCATCGCCGCCAGCATCCGGGGCAGTTCGTCTTCAAACGCCTGCCGGCGCACCCGGATTTCCCGGTGGTCTGTGCCGTACTGGCGCGCCACCAGGCGCGCGTAACGCCCCTCATCGTAGGCGGGTTCATCGAAGAGGACCGACAACGTCGTGACATGCCCCGGCTGAAGACGGCTGGCCAGCGCCGTCAGTGAAGAGGAATCAATGCCTCCGCTGAGGAAAATTCCAAGCGGGACATCGCTGATCAAGTGCCCTTGAACCGCGTCCAGCAGCTGCCGGCGTGTTTCTTCCACGGCTTCCAGACGGGTGACGGGCCGGACGGGTTGATCCAAAACTCGAGCCAGGTCCCAGTAGTTTGTGGGTTCCACCGGACCGCGGCCCAACGACAGATAATGTCCGGCTGGAAGACTCCAGACCTTTTGAACGGTGGTTAGAGGAGCAGGGACCGATCCAAGCTCCAAAAATCGCAGGAGGCTCTCGGCGTTTAGCCGGTCGGGGATAAGCCCGCTGGCTTGCATGGCCCGCACCTCGGAGGCAAAAAGAATTTTCTCGTGGTCTTGATAGTAGTAAAGCGGTTTAATGCCGAAACGGTCACGGGCCAGAAACAGGCGCGGGCCGGAGCGAGCCGACAGATCCAAGAGCGCGAAAGCGAACATTCCCCGCAGGTGTTCCAGAAGCCCTTCCATCCCCCACGCTTCATATCCGTGCACCAGGACCTCGGTATCGGTGCGCGAAACGAAACGATGGCCCGCGGTTTCCAGTTCCCGGCGCAGATCCTGAAAATTGTAGATTTCCCCGTTGAAAACAACCTGAACGGTCTGGTCTTCATTGGCCATCGGTTGGCGGCCGGCGGAGGAGGTGTCCAGAATGGAGAGACGGCGGTGGCCCAGGAGCGCCTGCGGATGGCGGAATAACCCCTGATCGTCAGGGCCGCGGTGAAGCTGTGCATCCAGCATCCGCTCGACGCCCTGAATCTCCGGCGGCGCTACAACTCCCTGGGTGCGAAAGAGGCCAGCGATGCCGCACATGGGGGGCCTTACTCCGGCTTTGGCTTCGGCGCCGGTGGTTCTTCTTCGTAATGCTTGTAGGCGCCGTAGTAGCCGCCGTAGTCCGCCACGTCGGTTTGGACGATATCGTTGACCACGACCCCTATGATCTTCGCGTTCGAAGAGATCAGCTGGTTATGCGCCCGGCGCAAGACTTCGCGGCCGGTATGGCCGAAACGGTACACGAGTACCACGCCGTCAGCCAGCGGCCCCATAATGGAGGAATCCGCGAACAGGAGTGCGGGCGCGCCGTCCATGATGATCAGTGGAAACCGCTGGCGCATGGCCTGCATCAACTGTTTCAGGCGGTCCGAACTGAAAAGGGAAATCGGATTGGTCGGCAGTTTGCCGGACGTCAACACATGCAGATTCGTGATCCCCGAAAGATTGATGGCCTCCCCGAGATGGGCCGTTCCCCTGGCAATCTGCTCCCAGCGGGCGATGGAGGTCTCCCAGTGCGGAGACGAATAAAAATAATTTGTCAGCCCCGGCTCCGCCGGCAAACCAAAAAGCTTGGATACCATGGGCTTGCGCAGGTCCGCTTCCACCAGAAGCGTCGGCAGGCCGGCCTGGGCCGCTGCAATGGCGAAATTGGCGGCGGTGATGCTTTTCCCCTCCCCGTTGATGGCGCTGGTGAACAGATAAATCTGGCTGTGGCCGCTTTGAACATCCTTCATCAGGTTGTTGCGGAGCAGATGATGAACCTCTGCGTTGGAAGACTGTGGCGGGAAATGAAGGATCAGGCGCGAACGCATTTCGCCCAACGGATCCGGCTTCCGCAAAACAGGTCCGGCCGGCTTGTTCGACGAGGTCTGCCGCCGCTCAATATGGGAAATGGCCGCCAGCACCGGCAATTGAAGAAACTGCTCGATCTCCTCGGGAGTTACCATCGACGTATCAAAGTGCTGGTGGACCAGCACAACGATCAAGGAGATCAACAACCCGATCAGCAACCCCGCGACTAAATTGAATTTCTTGTTCGGTGATTCGGGGAGGGTCGGCTCAACCGCTTCATAGACGATGGAAATCGGAGCGATCCGTGCGGACTCAATAATATTGGCGTCTTCCAAACGCTTGGCCAGCATCGTAAAAAGCTCTTCATTCAAACGCACCTCGCGGGTGATCCGTCCGATATCAATTTCCTGATTGGGCAGCTCCTGCACCTGTTTTTCAAGAGTCCGTATTTCAGCGTTCAGCTGTTTAACCGTCGGGTGAGACCCGGTGTATTTTTGGAGCAGTTCGGTCCGCCGGCCGCGCAGCTCCATCAGCTTCCCGATCAAATAACTCCCGGCGGATTGAGGGTCAATCCGCTCCCGCAACCGGCGCAGCCGGTCCTCGGAATCACGGAGTTTTTTGGCCACTTCCTTCAGCTGGGATTCCACAAACTGCTTGGTCCGGTGCTGCTTGGCGGTGAGGTCCTGGCCGACCACCTTCACCGCGGCATGCGCCAGCGCATTGGCCTCCGTCATCGCTTTGACCGGCACGGGCGATACGACCGAAAGAGAAACCATCTGGCGTTCGCGATCCTCATACTGGGCGCGGACTCGTCTTTCAAACGTCACGGTCAATTCATCGAGTTGGGTCCGGCCCAGGCGAACCCCTGGATTCAGACGGGCCAGAGCGTCCTCAAACACCTGCGGCGAAATTAATTGCTCCACATTGAAGGTTGGCTGAGAGGTCACCAGATTGATGGCTCCCTCCATCGTGCGGCTGTTGTCCTCCGACATCTGGACATGCAGGTAGGCATCCGCCCGGTAGAGCGGCGTCACCGAAAAGGTGTAGATGGCCACCGCGCTGAAAATGACGGCCCAGCAGACAAAAAACTCCTTCCGCCGCCGGCGGACTAAGTGGAGAAAATCCCGGATCGTCAGTTCTTCTTGAAGTTCCAAGCCCTATTTCCTCGTCGCTAAGATCACGGTGGCCACCGTCATGAGGATCATGGTAATGGGCGACAACGCGTTGGCAAAGGCGCTGGCGGCCCAGATGGAGCGCTGCGGCACGTAGACGACGTCTCCCGGTTGAAGCTTGATATTGCCGTCCGAACGGTTTCGCAGCACGCTATTAAAACGGACAACCGTCATGGTCTGATGGGGAGGCTCTCCCCGGATAATGGTGATGCGCCGCAGATTGGCGCTATCCTGGAAACCATGGCACAGCGAAACCAGGTCCAGCATGCGCATGTCGTGGATATAGTCATAGGAACCGGGTCTCATGACTTGCCCGAAGATCGTAATCCCCGTAGTGCCCCGCGGCACTTCGATGATATCGCCGGCTTCCAGAAGGACATCTTTACTCGTATCGCCGCTCACCAGAGCTTCTTCAGCGTTCACCAGAATCAGCCGCCGCTCAGCCCCGCTGCGCCGCAGGAGACGGATCTGCCGTTTATTGGCGCTGGGAAGAAAACCGCCGGCCAGCGCGATCAAGTCGAGCAGCCTCATATTCGGTCGTAACGCGTAGGAGTTCGGCGAACCGACCTGGCCTGAAACACCCACCTGCTTATTGCTGGATTGTTTAAGAAAGATGTCCACCTTCGGCGAACTGACATAGCGGGACAACTCCTGCGTGATCTTCCGGCTTAACTCATCCGTGGACAGGCCGGCCGCCGGGATCGCGCCGATCAGAGGGATGGAGATTTTGCCGTTTTGGTCCACGACCAGATCACGCGACAGCTCTTCGGCCGGACTGACCGCAAAATACAGGCTGTCTCCGGACTGCACGAGCTGATCGGACTTGATCAGAGCGGCCGGATCCGGCTTGGCTTGAGAAGGCCGACTGTCTCGCGGAACCAGATTGCCTTTTTTCTCCACTTCCACCGTTATCTCACGGCCGCTGCGAACCTGCGAAGGCCAGTCCGCGGCCAGGTCGATCACCACCTGCGAAATCGGCGAGGGTTTGTCCGTCACAAGACTGGCCTGAAGGGAGGCGACCGCGCCTTTGCCCGGCTGCATGCCGGCGAGCTTTTCCGACAACGCGGTGTCGTAGATGACCAGAAAAACTTTTGGGAGATTCCGGCCTTTCGGGTCTTTCATGGTGACCGGCTGGCAGGAACCCAGACGGTCGCCGCGGATATGAACCACGGTGCTTCGTTCGCTGTCGGTAATCTCGATCTGGTCAATCATCCCGGCGCGGGAGCGTGCCTGCAGCTCCGGAACCGGCAACAGATCGCACAACAACAAAACGGTCATTGTAACCGTGATTGATTTTTTGGCGGTAATCCAATTCATTTTGACTGGTTCTCCCCTCTTAACGGCCTAGGGGAAGTCTAAGGGGTGCTTTGGGTTTTCGCAAGGTAAATTTTTCGCAGGAAACCACTAAATCCGCGGGGATTTGAAGTATACCCTCACCCCTACCCTCCCCCTCCGCAGGGGGAGGGAGCACAACCTATCTTCCCCCTCTCCCTCAGGAGGGAGAGGGCTGGGGTGAGGGCAGAGTTGAGTTATTCTTACGGTTTTTGACTATTAGCAGGCGCGCCAAGGACCTTCATCGGGATGACTTTCCCCTTGGGGGGCGATTCATCCGGCTGGCTTTTAGTAATAGGAAGGGGGCCATCATCAAAATATCCATCAAACCGGAAGGTGAAACAGGCCAGCGTCCCGAGCGCCACACCAAGCCCATCGGCCATCAGATCATTGACACTGGGATTGGAATCCACCAAGAACTCTTTGGCGACTCCGACTCCTAATACGCCGGTGGCGGCGACCCAGGTCGCCGGTAGTCGAGGGACATTCATCAGTCGCAGGGTTTGCGTCCCGATAAACGTCCCCCCTGCGCC includes the following:
- a CDS encoding SLBB domain-containing protein: MNWITAKKSITVTMTVLLLCDLLPVPELQARSRAGMIDQIEITDSERSTVVHIRGDRLGSCQPVTMKDPKGRNLPKVFLVIYDTALSEKLAGMQPGKGAVASLQASLVTDKPSPISQVVIDLAADWPSQVRSGREITVEVEKKGNLVPRDSRPSQAKPDPAALIKSDQLVQSGDSLYFAVSPAEELSRDLVVDQNGKISIPLIGAIPAAGLSTDELSRKITQELSRYVSSPKVDIFLKQSSNKQVGVSGQVGSPNSYALRPNMRLLDLIALAGGFLPSANKRQIRLLRRSGAERRLILVNAEEALVSGDTSKDVLLEAGDIIEVPRGTTGITIFGQVMRPGSYDYIHDMRMLDLVSLCHGFQDSANLRRITIIRGEPPHQTMTVVRFNSVLRNRSDGNIKLQPGDVVYVPQRSIWAASAFANALSPITMILMTVATVILATRK